In the Tachyglossus aculeatus isolate mTacAcu1 chromosome 6, mTacAcu1.pri, whole genome shotgun sequence genome, GGCCCCCTGCGCTACGACTATTCAGGTACCCTGTCTGaagtgggcggggtggggggctgggtggGATCGGGGGAAGACTGGGGAGAGGTCGGGGGGCTTCCAGTGGAGGCTGCTGGCCCTCAGAGCGACTGGTGGCCACCCCGGCCTCCGGCTAGCCGCCTTCTCAGCCTCAGGACACTGGAGAGGGTGGGAGCAAGCCTTAGGGGTAGGGGagatttcccccttcccttcccctgaatTTCTGGGGTGGGCATGGAGCCCtggggggtcactgaggcccagagaagttaagtgacttgcccagagtcacacagctgacaagtgtgtgacagagactgagttcagactgagccccctccttcctccccccatcccccttccttacctccttcccctccccaccccacctttatatatgtatatatgtttgtacgtatttattactctatttatttatttatttattttatttgtacctatttattttgtgaatatgttttgttttgttctctgtctcccccttctaggctgtgagcccactgttgggtagggaccgtctctatatgtcgccaacttgtacttcccaagcgcatagtacggtgctctgcacacagtaggcactcaataaatacgactgactgaatgaatgaatgaatgagagcgggCAGAaaggacaatgataataataagaatagtatttattcggtgcttaccttgtgctaagtcctggggtagctacgagatgatcaggttgaacccacCCTCCTGAGGGGGTCCTCTCAGGagcttctctctgtccctttgcCAGGCTTCAAGATGGTCCTGGGTAACCGCAGTTACCAGGGCACGGTGGAGTTCCAGAAAGCGGAGGgcaccctctcccaccccagagACAGCACCCGCTGCCGAGCAGGGTAGGTCGCAGCGCGGGCAGCCAAAGACACTGGGCTTTTTAaaaacggtatttaagcgctcactatatcgCCAggcactctaagcgctggggtagatacaagttaattagattggacacactccctgtcccccatacggctcaaggtcttaatacccacttaacttggccatgctgcagttcctttcattcattcaatcaatcagtcgtatttattgagcacttactgtgtgcagagcactgtactaagcgcttgggaagtccaagttggcaacatacagagacggtccctacccaacagcgggctcacagtctagaagggggagacagagaacaaaacatatcaacagaataaatagaataaatatgtacaagtaaaataaatcaataaatagagtaatagttgcTCCCTTGCCCCTTGTTGGTTGGATTtagttaggtttttttttttggtttgggtttttttttctatggtatttaagtgcctgctatgtgccaggcaccgtactagacGCTGAGGtggacaagttaggttggacacggtctctgtcccacatagggctcccagtcctaatccccatttcaaagatgaggtagctgaggcccaaagaaatgaagtgacttgttcaagctcacacagcagacaagtggcagagcccggaattagaacccaggtcattcattcaatcgtgtttattgagcgctgtgtgcaaagcactgtacgaagcgcttgggaagtacaagttggcaacatagagagacagtcttaagccccattttacagataaggtacttcactggtaaagtgacttgctcaaggttacatagcagatagagccggaattagaacccaggtccttccaaatcccaggcctgtgctctaaccagtaggccgTACTGCTTTTCTGAAGGTCatagaaaaccaaaccaaaaagcaGAGCTTTATCATTCTGTAAGGTCATGGTACATGCACCCTTAGTTCCTTTATCTTAAAAAGCGCATAATAAGTATGGGGAAGGACAACTAAGATGCCTGGTGGAATGGAGAAACTTCTGGAGGACAGACTGAAAAAGTGAGGCCTTGTCATTCTGGAATAATATCAATGGCAACAATTGTGATAATGATACTATTACTTGCagcatttgtggagcgcttacaaTATGTCAGTTACCAGGGTAGATACGATATGAGCcgattggacaaagttcctgatccacctggggcttccagtctaacagggagggagactAGGCGTCTCAGCTCcagttttacagatcaggaaactgaggcaccgaaaggcgacttgcccaaagtcaaacagcaggcaagtgatggagttaggattagaaaccgggtcttgtgactcctaggttcatgctctttccactaagccacactgccactACGGCATGGAAAGATGAGCTctgagtggggataataataataatagtaatgatgatgatggtatttgttaagcgcttactatttgccaagcactgttctaagcgctggggtagacaaaaggtaatcaggtgatcccatgggggctcacagtcttcatccccattttcaggtgaggtaactgaggcccagagaagtgaagtgacttgcccgaaggcacccagctgacagttggtggagctgggatttgaacccaggacctctgactcgaaagcccgggctctttccactgagccaagctgcttctcataagcctgGATGGCCATAGGCTAGCATGCCATCCAGGACGGCTCGTTGTGCGACCCTCTTGAGCACCTGTCCCCCTACACTTGCATAAACCCAACGCAATTCTTAGACACGTACTCCCTGCTGTCCCCTTGGGTTGGGGCACcgaggcagcagagaagcagtgtggcctagtgggtagagcccgggcccaggagtcagaaggacgcccCGAAGTAGAGGCCACAAGACATTAAAATAGTGTAAAGGGTGTGCACGCTTTAAATTCTTGTTCAGCCATCCACAACCTGAAGCAGAGCTAGCCTAATAGTctaacaggcctgagagtcagaaggacctgcaatctaatcctagttctgcctcgtctgctatgtgacgtcgggcaggtcacttcacttctttgagcctcagttacctcatctgtaaaatggggcttaagattgtctctctatgttgccaacttgtacttcccaagcgcttagtacatagcgctcaataaatatgattgaatgaatgacctgggttctaaatccgggctctgccacttgtctgctgtgtgagcttgaacaagtcacttcatttctttgggcctcagttacctcatctttgaaatggggattaggactgggagccctatgtaggacagagacggtgtccaacctaacttgtatctaccctcagcgtttagtacggtgcctggcacatagcaagcacttaaataccatagaaaaaaaaaaacccaaaccaaataaAAAACCTAACTAAATCCAACCACCAAGGGGCAAGGGAgcgattattactctatttttgatttattttacttgtacatatttattctatttattttattctgttaatatgttttgttctctgtctcccccttctagactgtgaacccactgttgggcagggaccgtctctatatgttgccaacttggacttcccaagcgcttagtacagtgctctgcacacagtaagcgctcaataaatacgattgaatgaatgaatgaatctggaggtTCTGCTTTGGGTCCACCCGGGCCCAGGATCCCTGAGAAGCTTGGTGGGTACTGGAAGAGTGGCAGGCCtggtggtctggcacatagtaagcacttagcaaataccataattatcatcatcatcattattgttcatcatcagtcgtatttattgagcgcttacttatgtgcagagcactgtactaagcgcttgttctgtTCATTTGACttctgtgtcccccccccccaatagaaagcacagccctggagggcaaggaaagtgtcttgtTGCTGCTGTACtttagcaagcgctcagtacagtgcactcagTAGCTCCTTctttttgattgattgcttgactagtATTCAGTGGTATAGACTCCAGCCATCCCAGAACTGACCTGGCCCTTGGAGCCGGAGGCCTGGGACTCTCCGTGGCTTAGCCTGAATGGGAcaccctctgtcaatcaatcaatcaatcaattgtatttattgagcgcttactgtgtgcagagcactgtcctgtccCACTGCTCCCTTTGGAGCAGCACGCTTCCTTCAGTCTCACCGACAGGCACACACAATTGGCTTTCTGCCCTTTCCTGCCTGAGGCAGCGAAGCTGCACTCGCAGcggagatcaatcgtatttattgagcgcttactgtgtgcagagcactgtactaaacgcttgggaagtacaagttggcaacatatagagacggtccctacccaacagcgggctcgcggtctaaaagatTCCCGGAGGTAGCTGCCCCTCGGACTGTCCCTCATCCTCGCCTCTGGTTGTTCTCTTTTCTCAGCTGCCTCGTCTGCGCAGGCTCCACAAAGCACCCGAAGAGAAAGGACGACGAGGCCAACAGGGATTCCCTACCGGACCCCGACTCCCCTAGTAAGTGACCCGGAAACCATGCTGTAattctgaggcacggagaagtgacctcgggcaagtcgcttcacttctctgggcctcggttacctcatctgtaaaatggggtttgaaactgtgagcagggactgagtccaacctgatttgcttgaataataataataatgttggtatttgctaagcgcttactatgtgcaaagcaccgttctaagcgctggggtagatacaaggtgatcaggttgtcccacgaggggctcacagtcttcatccccattttacggatgagggaactgaggcccagagaataataataatgatggtatttgttaagcgcttactctgtgcaaagcaccgttctaagcgctggggtagatacaaggtgatcaggttgtcccacggggggctcacagtcttcatccccattttacggatgagggaactgaggcccagagaataataataatgatggtatttgttaagcgcttactctgtgcaaagcaccgttctaagcgctggggaggttacagggtgatcaggttgtcccacagggggctcacagtcttaatccctattttgcagatgaggtaactgaggcacagagaagttaagcgacttgcccaaaggcacacagctgacagttggcagagtaggggtttgaacccatgatctctgactccaaaggccgtgctctttccattgagccacgatccTCCcccaaagtgaagcgacttgcccgaggtcacacagctgacaagtggcggggccgggatttgagcccgcggcctccgactccaaagcccgggctctttccactgagccacgctgcttccaaggctTGTATCcgcccgaacacttagtacagtggccttcccagactgagccccttctttcctctccccctcgtccccctctccatccccccgtcttacctccttcccttccccacagcacctgtatatatgtatatatggttgtacatagttattactctatttatttatttatttattttacttgtacatttctatcctacttattttattttgttggtatgtttggttctgttccctgtctcccccttttagactgtgagcccactgttgggtagggactgtctctatgtgatgccaatttgtacttcccaagcgcttagtccagtgctctgcacataataagcgctcaataaatacgattgattgattgattgatacagtgcctggaacacagcccttgacaaataccacaatattattattattagaaacctcCGTGCCTGGGTTGACGTCGGCTGAGGCCTCGTTCCCGGCGGCAgtagggcggcggggggggggggggggggggagttggaCCGGGCCATTCCCGGAGAGGAGTCGGTGGCGGCCGCCGGCTCCCGCCTCCTCGTCCCGCAGCTGAGGGCCGGTGGCAGAGTGTGGAGGGCAGCTTTGTGGCCGTGAACCTGACCTGCATCTGCAGCGCCTGCCCCAAGAGCCCCGAGGGCCTGTCTCCTTGTGCCCACCTGGCAGACGGCACGGCTGACCTGGTGCTGGTGCGTCGCTGCTCCACGGTGGACTTCTTGCGCCACCTTTGCCGCCACACTAACCGGAGAGATCAGGTAGCGAGCCCTGGCTGGCGTCCCCCCCACACCTTCCCTAACACGCACTCTACTCTTGTAACGGTACGGCGCTCAGCTGCACGGCCTAAaccttccctcgtccccctctccatccccccatcttacctccttcccttccccacagcacctgtatatatgtttgtacatatttattaccctatttattttacttgtacatatctattctattttattttgttagtatgtttgggttttttttctctgtctcccccttttagactgtgagcccaatgttgggtagggaccgtctctatatgttgccaatttggacttcccaagcgcttagtacagtgctctgcacatagtcagcgctcaataaatatgattgattgattagactgtgagcccaatgttgggtagggactgtctctatatgttgccaatttggacttcccaagcgcttagtacagtgctctgcacatagtcagcgctcaataaatatgattgattgattgattggactgtgagcccagtgttgggtagggactgtctctatgtgttgccaatttggacttcccaagcgcttagtacagtgctctgcacatagtaagtgctcaataaatgattgattgattgattcccttttgCCCACTGAGCTCTGCCCCAAGAAACAGCCCTTCCAGCCTGCCTTCCTAGGGTTTCTCTCCTCGGCATCCCGTCCGACACCGCCGTCCCTTGGGCTTTCCCTGTCTTCCCAAGGAAGAGCAAGAGGGGCCCAAAGGTGGCACGCTTCAAGCGGCTCACCCGACTGCTGTATCGACCCTGACCCCAGCCGTCGGCCTCTGCGCGCCCTGCCCTGTACccaccccttgccctctccctcagTTTGACCTGCCCTTCGTCAGCGTGCACCGGGTCACGGCCCTGAGGTTCACGCCCAAGGTGGCTGAGGACTGGACCGAGGACCAGCCCATCCTAGAACCCAAGAGCTTCTTCAGCGGCCTGTGCCCGGGAGAGCCCCTCTGGAGCTCTTGGAGCTGTGATGGCGAGAGCCTGCCCCACGCACCCCTCAAAGCCAAGTGAGTATCCGGGCCCTGGGCTGGCCAGCTTTCGCTCCCAGGTTAGGAGGGGCGTTTCAGACCCGGGGGGGACGTCTGGGGATGCGCCTCAAGCCGAGGGGGAATCCAAAGCAGGAGAGGAGGATGTGGAAAGCAAGGGACTCTCTCAAAGGAGGGTGGCAAAGGGCACAGTGATCCGGGGTGGAAAATTCCCAGAACCCTCTGCCTTTGGCCCCTGCCGTTGTGCGCCTCCTCCCTGATACGTgtttatacagagaagcagcgtggctctgtggaaagagcacgggctttggagtcagaggtcacgggttcaaatcctggctccgccaattgtcagctgggtgactttgggcaagccgcttaataataataataataataataatggcatttatttagcacttactacgtgcaaagcactgttctaagcgctgaggaggttacaaggtgatcaggttgtcccacagggggctcacagtcttcatccccattttacagatgagggaactgaggcccatagaagtgaagtgacttgcccaaagtcacacagctgacaactggtggagccaggatttgaacccatgacctctgactccaaagtccgtgctctttccactgagccacgctgctatatgcacatcattaacacaatacatAGAATGGTAAAAGTAGTCCGAGcattctatccattcattcagtcactgaagcactgtactaagcgcttggaagagtgcagtacaatggaGTCGTTAGTCATGAGCCATAGTcgtgagggggctcacagtcttcatccccattttacagatgagggaactgaggcacagagaagtgaagtgacttgcccaaagtcacgcagctgacaagtggcggagtcgggatttgaacccatgatctctgactccaaagcccgggctctttctactgagccacactgcttctctgtgcctcagttacctcatctgtataatggggattaagactgtgagccccctgtgggacaacctgatcacccggtagcctctccagcgcttagcacacagtaagtgcttaataaatgccattactattattattagtagtagtagtaggagtagttcAAGGAGGCTTGGCTCACCTCTATAAAAAACTAATTAGAGTGGAGAGTGGCAGGTGTTAGCTGTGGACCCCAACAGGTAGAGCCTGGTggacggggtgggtgggggcggggaggggttatTGGCTGTTGGGGTGATCCTCCAACATCTACCCACCCTGCTTTCTCACCCCCCCCACTTTTTCCGTCCCTCCCTCAGGGTGCATCACCAGCTGATCCGCCTATTTGCCCGGGGCATTGAGAGTGAGAAGTCCACGCCCCTGTTCAGCCGCGGGTAGCTGGCTCCTTCCCAGGCTTGCTGAGggcgagaagagggaggaggaggaggaggaacccccATTCGTCTCTGGCCCGGAGTGAGAAATGGACGCAGCCCGGTCTCCTTTAGCCCTCATCCCCGgccggacagagggagggggacgTAGCTTTGACCTGTCCACCTGCTCAGAACGAGGCACCTAGAGCCCCagtaggaggagaggcaggggcagcTTTCTGGCCTCCCCCCGTTGCCGTTCCTACTCCCTGCCCTTGCAGGAAGACCACCCGGCTTCGTGGACGTGGGCACCTAGACAATTGCTCAACCCATAGAGGTTCTCCCTGCTTgactgggagaggaggcagggctggTCAGTCTCTCCTGCCTTAAGGAGGAGTAGGGGCCatcttttttctttatggtattcgtttaagcgcttactatgtgccaggcactgtacaaagtgccgcggtagatagatgataatcaggttggatacagtcctggtcccaaaTAGGGCccgtagtcttaatctccattttccagaagaggcccagaagttaagggacttgcccaaggtcacacagcagaaagggggcggaaccgggattagaacccaggtcctttgactcccagttccctaaaaccacgctgctcctcctccctctcctcttggcCTGGGTTTTCCCCGCTGGCGACAAGTCCCCTCCGGCTAAGGCTGTGCTCTCCCCTCCTAGGCTcagagaggaagttggggaagggGGCACTGATCTCAGTGGCAGCCACCACCCCACAGTGAGCACAGCTTACTCTGAGGGGCTGCACCAGGTCTATTTTAATGGGGAAAGGGAGTTGGGTGACCCGATCTGCAGGGCTTGCAGTCCATCCAGGGGAAAGGACTAAGGAGCCAGGGTTCTTTGGGTCCTGTTCCACTGGAGGCCCGCCCCAGGTGACTGATTAAAGCAGTAATTAAAGCCCCTCCCTCAAAGGAGCTAGTGAGTGGAGTCAGGACCTGCCTGCCCCAACCGGGAGAGAGCGAATCCTTGAGTCCGACGTTCTCTTTCTGGAtttaaaaaaacaccccaaaaccaaaaaaacaggtTTTAGGAAAATAAAGCCAACTTTCAATGCCCATCACTGTGGAATGTCAATGCTTTTGAAACCTAGGTTGGAGAGGCGACGGAgactaggaaggggaaagggtgtggagccggggagggagggaggctacgGGGAATCCAGGTGCTGTAAACAGTTTGGACTGTGGTCGCCAGTCGGGTCCACACCGCACACGAGGGCCCGGCGGGCTCAGAGTGGGGAGGTGGCCCGGACGCTCCCGTCAGCTGATGCGCTCAGACAGAGCCGCCCTCCCTGACATGGCCCCTGAGAGGCtggaaggggacggggaggagcatcaccctgactggctcttgGTCCCGCTGCCTCGTCTCGACTCTGCCGAGGACCTATTTCAGAGGCCGGCCACGTGGTCCCTTCAGAGTAACTGGGGAAGGCGTTGCATGTGTTAGACGGGTGACGCAGGGACCCAGACGGGGTGCTAGGGTCTGGTCTGCTCACCCTCAGGCGGCTGGATGCAGATGGAGTGTGTGGGGGGAAGAGGCATCTCTTGGggctgaggaggaagggagggaaacgaggagggagaggcagaggcaggcccGCTGGCTTCTGCTGCGGGTGGGATGAGCGGCTGCCGCCTCCGGGTCCCGGCTCAGAGCTTGTGGGGGTTCACCCACTTGTAGGTGCCCTCGTACTGGAATCCCACCCTCTTCATCAGCTCGTCTGCCTCAGTTGGGCCGCGACTGCAGGACGagaagtgggggcggggggcaccggcGGTTGAAGCAGCAGGGTTTCCCAGGTGGCCACACGTGCTTGCTCAGgagcccctccccatccaccaagCCCCACTCGGTCCAGAAGACTGGTGGCCTGCTTTCTCGCTGCCCCTCAGCGGCACCTCCCGGTCCCGTGCCCAGCTCCGTGCCCAACCCCGTGGGCTGGCTGCATCATCCTTACCTGCCGTAGCGATAGGGAATGGGTTTGGCCTTTTCCTTCTCAATCTTGTGCAGCAGCGGGGTGAATATCCGCCAGGCTTCCCGCAGCTCATCactaggggaaagaggggggtggGGACTTACTCCGCTGGCCCTGCGGTGCT is a window encoding:
- the LOC119930079 gene encoding ceramide kinase-like isoform X3, yielding MDREDSVLRIRGAPFRVSLQRGDCLRGTQLSPPAAGTTRPRSLLVFVNPFGGRRQAGHIYRSKVAALFHLAGIVTRVIETSSAFEARDHILQQDLQGVDGLVCVGGDGMFNEVLHGLISRTQREAGVSEHSPEASLVPPSLRIGIIPAGSTDCVCYSTVGTNDPVTSALHIIIGDSQPLDVCSVHQHDRLVKFSVSLLGYGFYGDVLADSAGRRWMGPLRYDYSGFKMVLGNRSYQGTVEFQKAEGTLSHPRDSTRCRAGCLVCAGSTKHPKRKDDEANRDSLPDPDSPTEGRWQSVEGSFVAVNLTCICSACPKSPEGLSPCAHLADGTADLVLVRRCSTVDFLRHLCRHTNRRDQFDLPFVSVHRVTALRFTPKVAEDWTEDQPILEPKSFFSGLCPGEPLWSSWSCDGESLPHAPLKAKVHHQLIRLFARGIESEKSTPLFSRG
- the LOC119930079 gene encoding ceramide kinase-like isoform X4 — encoded protein: MDREDSVLRIRGAPFRVSLQRGDCLRGTQLSPPAAGLSFCLPLAEIVSVKPGKGRVPAEEPKDAQDGSQFTETSSAFEARDHILQQDLQGVDGLVCVGGDGMFNEVLHGLISRTQREAGVSEHSPEASLVPPSLRIGIIPAGSTDCVCYSTVGTNDPVTSALHIIIGDSQPLDVCSVHQHDRLVKFSVSLLGYGFYGDVLADSAGRRWMGPLRYDYSGFKMVLGNRSYQGTVEFQKAEGTLSHPRDSTRCRAGCLVCAGSTKHPKRKDDEANRDSLPDPDSPTEGRWQSVEGSFVAVNLTCICSACPKSPEGLSPCAHLADGTADLVLVRRCSTVDFLRHLCRHTNRRDQFDLPFVSVHRVTALRFTPKVAEDWTEDQPILEPKSFFSGLCPGEPLWSSWSCDGESLPHAPLKAKVHHQLIRLFARGIESEKSTPLFSRG